Proteins encoded within one genomic window of Saccharopolyspora pogona:
- a CDS encoding VOC family protein — MSDGTRGATDFDHTSIAVHDAPSWLRRLRGTLGATPLVGQVLPEFRYVVCQLGDEHSGGRLELMDAQPDETDGFLTRFLRRHGETAHHLTFLVPDLARTIEQVRELGLGVVKTDLTHTPWRETFLPPDDVHGVTIQLADSDVGYPPLRELLGTRTRDPARVPGNREGREPGWWEFAWDVPAGPLARLRSTTLRSTDPAFSHRLFAGVLDAETHPRHDGVEYRWPRGTLVVRPDIVAGISHLTVTGGPAPRYRIGATTLVQEQI; from the coding sequence ATGAGTGACGGCACACGCGGCGCGACCGACTTCGACCACACCTCGATCGCCGTGCACGACGCGCCAAGCTGGCTGCGCCGGCTCCGGGGCACGCTCGGTGCGACGCCGCTCGTCGGGCAGGTGCTCCCGGAGTTCCGCTACGTCGTCTGCCAGCTCGGCGACGAGCACTCCGGCGGACGCCTCGAGCTCATGGACGCCCAGCCCGACGAGACGGACGGGTTCCTCACCCGCTTCCTCCGCCGGCACGGCGAGACAGCACACCACCTGACCTTCCTCGTGCCCGACCTCGCCCGCACCATCGAACAGGTGCGCGAGCTCGGCCTCGGGGTGGTGAAGACCGACCTCACGCACACCCCATGGCGGGAGACCTTCCTGCCTCCCGACGATGTCCACGGCGTGACGATCCAGCTCGCCGACAGCGACGTCGGCTACCCACCCCTACGCGAGCTGCTCGGCACCCGGACGCGAGATCCCGCTCGAGTACCAGGGAACCGCGAGGGCCGGGAGCCCGGCTGGTGGGAGTTCGCCTGGGACGTGCCCGCCGGTCCACTGGCGCGCCTGCGGTCCACGACGCTGCGCTCCACCGACCCGGCCTTCTCCCACCGGCTGTTCGCCGGTGTCCTCGACGCGGAGACACACCCTCGCCACGACGGCGTCGAGTACCGCTGGCCGAGAGGCACCCTCGTGGTCCGGCCGGACATCGTGGCCGGAATCAGCCACCTCACGGTCACCGGTGGCCCGGCACCCCGCTACCGCATCGGCGCGACGACACTCGTGCAGGAGCAGATATGA
- a CDS encoding crotonase/enoyl-CoA hydratase family protein encodes MTDPRPVHISTPAEGVLLVAIDRPHARNAINDEVARLVAEAMDRLDTDDTLRAGILTGNGPGFSAGLDLKAFLDGETGEHPERGFAGLVRRPPRKPLIATIEGFALAGGLEIALACDLIVAARDARLGIPEVRRGLVADGGALLRLPQRLPRNIAAQLALTGDEIPVPRLHELGLVNLVTEPGESLAAAEDLAAAIAANAPLGVVASKYVLDHAGSWPADEIWQRQARAVEHVWASRDATEGARAFAERRPPRFTGR; translated from the coding sequence ATGACAGACCCCCGCCCCGTCCACATCAGTACGCCTGCTGAGGGCGTCTTGCTCGTCGCTATCGACCGGCCGCACGCCCGCAACGCGATCAACGACGAGGTCGCGCGCCTCGTCGCCGAAGCCATGGACCGGCTCGACACCGACGACACACTGCGGGCGGGCATCCTTACCGGCAACGGACCCGGTTTCAGCGCGGGACTCGACCTGAAAGCCTTCCTCGACGGGGAGACCGGCGAGCATCCCGAACGCGGATTCGCCGGCCTGGTCCGCCGCCCACCGCGCAAACCCCTGATCGCGACCATCGAAGGGTTCGCCCTCGCCGGCGGGCTGGAGATCGCGCTCGCGTGCGACCTGATCGTCGCGGCCCGCGACGCGCGCCTGGGCATCCCGGAGGTCAGGCGCGGGCTCGTCGCCGACGGCGGCGCGCTCCTGCGCCTGCCGCAGCGACTCCCCCGCAACATCGCCGCGCAACTGGCCCTCACCGGCGACGAGATACCGGTCCCCCGGCTGCACGAACTCGGGCTCGTCAACCTCGTCACCGAACCGGGAGAAAGCCTCGCCGCCGCTGAGGACCTAGCCGCGGCCATCGCGGCCAACGCCCCACTCGGTGTGGTCGCGAGCAAGTACGTGCTCGACCACGCCGGCAGCTGGCCGGCCGACGAGATCTGGCAACGTCAGGCGCGGGCCGTCGAGCACGTGTGGGCCTCGCGCGACGCGACCGAAGGCGCCCGCGCGTTCGCCGAGCGACGGCCGCCGCGCTTCACCGGCCGGTGA